In Pseudomonas rhizosphaerae, one DNA window encodes the following:
- a CDS encoding class I SAM-dependent rRNA methyltransferase, translating to MSLPSLRLKANADRRLRAGHLWVYSNEIDVAATPLTGFQAGDQAILEAAGGKPLGIVALSPNNLICARLLSRDVKLSLDKSLLVHRLNVCLSLRERLFDKPFYRLVYGDSDLLPGLVVDRFGDILVVQLASATMERYKADVMAALIQVIKPSGILFKNDSAARDAEGLERYVESAFGVVPEWVALEENGVKFEAPVMEGQKTGWFYDHRMNRARLAPYVKGKRVLDLFSYIGGWGVQAGAFGASEVFCVDASGFALDGVERNAALNGFAEKVTCVEGDVFEALKELKAAEERFDVIVADPPAFIKRKKDLKNGEGAYRRLNEQAMRLLSKDGILVSASCSMHLPEDDLQNILLTSARHLDRNIQLLERGGQGPDHPVHPAIPETRYIKSITCRLLPNS from the coding sequence ATGTCCCTGCCCAGCCTTCGCCTCAAAGCCAACGCCGACCGCCGCCTGCGCGCCGGCCACCTGTGGGTCTACAGCAACGAGATCGACGTGGCCGCGACCCCACTGACCGGTTTCCAGGCGGGCGACCAGGCCATTCTCGAAGCGGCGGGCGGCAAGCCTCTGGGCATCGTCGCACTGAGCCCGAACAACCTGATCTGCGCCCGCCTGCTGTCGCGCGACGTCAAACTGAGCCTGGACAAGTCGTTGCTGGTGCATCGCCTCAACGTCTGCCTGTCGTTGCGCGAGCGGCTGTTCGACAAGCCGTTCTATCGCCTGGTGTACGGTGATTCCGACCTGCTGCCGGGCCTGGTCGTGGATCGCTTCGGCGACATTCTGGTGGTGCAGCTCGCTTCGGCCACCATGGAACGCTACAAGGCCGATGTCATGGCCGCGCTGATCCAGGTGATCAAACCCAGCGGTATCCTGTTCAAGAACGACTCCGCCGCCCGCGATGCCGAAGGCCTGGAGCGCTACGTGGAAAGCGCGTTCGGCGTGGTCCCGGAGTGGGTCGCTTTGGAAGAGAACGGCGTGAAGTTCGAAGCCCCCGTGATGGAAGGCCAGAAGACCGGCTGGTTCTACGACCACCGCATGAACCGCGCGCGCCTGGCGCCGTACGTCAAGGGCAAGCGTGTGCTCGACCTGTTCAGCTACATCGGCGGCTGGGGCGTGCAGGCCGGCGCATTCGGCGCCAGCGAAGTGTTCTGCGTCGACGCTTCGGGCTTCGCCCTCGATGGCGTTGAGCGCAATGCCGCGCTCAATGGCTTCGCCGAGAAAGTCACCTGTGTGGAAGGCGATGTGTTCGAAGCCTTGAAAGAGCTGAAGGCCGCCGAAGAACGCTTCGACGTGATCGTCGCCGACCCACCCGCGTTCATCAAGCGCAAGAAGGACCTGAAGAACGGCGAAGGCGCCTACCGCCGCCTCAACGAGCAAGCCATGCGCCTGCTCAGCAAGGACGGCATCCTGGTCAGCGCCTCGTGCTCCATGCACCTGCCCGAGGACGACCTGCAGAACATCCTGCTGACCAGCGCCCGCCACCTGGACCGTAACATCCAACTGCTGGAACGCGGCGGCCAAGGTCCGGACCATCCGGTGCATCCAGCGATTCCGGAAACGCGGTACATCAAAAGCATCACGTGCCGGTTGTTGCCCAACAGCTGA
- the mutM gene encoding bifunctional DNA-formamidopyrimidine glycosylase/DNA-(apurinic or apyrimidinic site) lyase: protein MPELPEVETTRRGIAPHLEGQRVSRVIVRDRRLRWPIPEDLDARLSGQRIVAVERRAKYLLINAEVGTLISHLGMSGNLRLVEAGLPALKHEHVDIELESGMALRYTDPRRFGAMLWSQDPLNHELLLRLGPEPLTELFDGERLFQLSRGRSMAVKPFIMDNAVVVGVGNIYATEALFAAGIDPRRAAGGISRARYLRLAVEIKRILTYAIERGGTTLRDFIGGDGQPGYFQQELFAYGRGGQLCKVCGTTLREVKLGQRASVYCPRCQK from the coding sequence ATGCCTGAATTACCCGAAGTAGAAACCACCCGTCGGGGCATCGCCCCGCACCTGGAAGGGCAGCGTGTGAGCCGCGTCATCGTGCGCGACCGCCGCCTGCGCTGGCCGATTCCCGAAGACCTGGATGCGCGCCTGTCCGGGCAGCGGATCGTGGCGGTCGAGCGACGGGCCAAGTACCTGCTGATCAACGCCGAAGTGGGCACCTTGATCAGCCATCTCGGTATGTCGGGCAACCTGCGCCTGGTCGAAGCCGGTTTGCCGGCGCTCAAGCACGAACACGTCGATATCGAACTGGAATCGGGTATGGCCTTGCGCTATACCGATCCCCGGCGTTTCGGCGCCATGCTCTGGAGCCAGGATCCGCTGAACCACGAACTGCTCCTGCGCCTGGGCCCCGAGCCGTTGACCGAACTGTTCGATGGCGAAAGGCTGTTCCAGCTGTCGCGTGGGCGCAGCATGGCGGTCAAGCCGTTCATCATGGACAACGCCGTGGTGGTGGGTGTTGGCAATATCTACGCGACCGAAGCGCTGTTCGCGGCCGGCATCGATCCGCGCCGCGCGGCGGGGGGCATATCCCGTGCTCGCTACCTGCGTCTGGCGGTCGAGATCAAGCGCATCCTGACCTATGCGATCGAGCGCGGGGGCACCACATTGCGTGACTTCATCGGTGGCGATGGCCAGCCCGGCTACTTCCAGCAGGAGTTGTTCGCCTATGGTCGCGGCGGACAGTTGTGCAAGGTGTGCGGCACCACCCTGCGCGAGGTCAAGCTGGGTCAGCGTGCGAGCGTGTATTGCCCACGCTGCCAAAAATGA
- a CDS encoding dihydrofolate reductase gives MKTSLPLSLIAALAENRVIGIDNSMPWHLPGDFKYFKATTLGKPIIMGRKTWDSLGRPLPGRLNLVVSRQPDLDLPGAEVFASLDAAIERAEAWAHEQGADEVMLIGGAQLYELGLAQADRLYLTRVALQPDGDAWFPEFDENQWQQVSSVANEAVDDKPAYAFEVWERR, from the coding sequence ATGAAGACATCTCTCCCTTTAAGCCTGATCGCGGCGCTCGCCGAGAACCGCGTGATCGGCATCGACAACAGCATGCCCTGGCACCTGCCGGGTGATTTCAAGTATTTCAAGGCGACCACCCTGGGCAAGCCGATCATCATGGGTCGCAAGACCTGGGATTCGCTGGGCCGACCACTTCCCGGCCGCCTCAACCTGGTGGTCAGCCGCCAGCCGGATCTCGACTTGCCGGGTGCAGAAGTGTTCGCTTCGCTGGACGCAGCCATCGAGCGGGCCGAAGCCTGGGCTCACGAGCAGGGCGCGGACGAGGTAATGCTCATCGGTGGTGCTCAGCTGTACGAGCTGGGCCTCGCTCAGGCGGACCGCCTGTACCTGACACGAGTCGCCTTGCAACCGGACGGGGACGCCTGGTTTCCCGAGTTCGACGAGAACCAGTGGCAGCAAGTGTCGAGCGTGGCGAACGAAGCGGTCGACGACAAACCAGCCTACGCGTTCGAAGTGTGGGAGCGCAGGTAA
- a CDS encoding L-cystine transporter — protein sequence MNLPLLLNLLIFAALLLGLAQTRRTDWSLAKKVLLGLGLGVLFGIGLHTVYGAGHPVLKSTIGWLELVGNGYVQLLQMIVMPLIFASILSAVARLHNASSLGKISFLTIGTLLFTTAIAALIGIGLTNLFGLTAEGLVAGTQEAARLATIQSDYAGKVADLNVPQLLLSFIPQNPFADLARAKPTSIISVVIFAAFLGMAALQLLKDDTDKGTKVLAAIDVLQAWVMRLVRLVMKLTPYGVLALMAKVVASSNVQDIVKLGSFVVVSYIGLALMFAVHGLLLSMAGVNPLRFFRKVWPVLTFAFTSRSSAATIPLSIEAQTRRLGVPQAIASFAASFGATIGQNGCAGLYPAMLAVMVAPTVGINPLDPLWIATLVGIVTLSSAGVAGVGGGATFAALIVLPAMGLPVTLVALLISVEPLIDMGRTALNVSGSMAAGTITSQVMGQTDKALLAADEHKELASA from the coding sequence ATGAATCTGCCTCTGCTGTTGAACCTGCTGATCTTCGCAGCGCTGCTGCTGGGTCTGGCACAAACCCGTCGTACCGATTGGAGCCTGGCGAAGAAGGTCCTGCTGGGCTTGGGCCTGGGCGTGCTGTTCGGTATTGGCCTGCACACCGTCTACGGCGCCGGGCACCCTGTGCTCAAGAGCACCATCGGCTGGCTGGAGCTGGTCGGCAACGGCTATGTGCAATTGCTGCAGATGATCGTCATGCCGTTGATCTTCGCGTCGATCCTCAGCGCCGTGGCCCGTCTGCACAACGCCTCCTCGCTGGGCAAGATCAGCTTCCTGACCATCGGCACGCTGCTGTTCACCACCGCCATCGCGGCGCTGATCGGTATCGGCCTGACCAACTTGTTTGGCCTGACCGCCGAGGGCTTGGTGGCCGGCACTCAAGAGGCCGCGCGTCTGGCGACGATCCAGAGTGACTACGCCGGCAAGGTCGCCGACCTCAACGTGCCGCAACTGCTGCTGTCGTTCATTCCGCAGAATCCCTTCGCCGACCTGGCGCGAGCCAAGCCTACCTCGATCATCAGCGTGGTGATCTTCGCTGCGTTTCTGGGGATGGCGGCGTTGCAACTGCTCAAGGACGATACGGACAAGGGCACAAAAGTGCTCGCCGCGATCGACGTGCTGCAAGCTTGGGTGATGCGCCTGGTACGTCTGGTGATGAAGCTGACGCCTTACGGCGTGTTGGCGCTGATGGCCAAGGTGGTCGCCAGTTCCAACGTGCAGGACATCGTCAAGCTGGGCAGCTTCGTGGTGGTGTCGTACATCGGCCTGGCGCTGATGTTCGCGGTGCACGGGCTGCTGCTGAGCATGGCTGGGGTCAACCCGCTGCGCTTCTTCCGCAAGGTCTGGCCGGTGCTGACTTTCGCCTTCACCAGCCGCTCCAGCGCGGCGACCATTCCACTGAGCATCGAAGCGCAAACCCGCCGCCTGGGCGTGCCGCAGGCAATCGCCAGCTTCGCGGCATCCTTCGGCGCGACGATCGGCCAGAACGGCTGCGCCGGTCTCTATCCAGCCATGCTGGCGGTGATGGTCGCGCCCACGGTAGGCATCAATCCACTGGATCCGCTGTGGATCGCCACGTTGGTGGGCATCGTCACCCTGAGTTCGGCCGGTGTGGCCGGGGTCGGCGGCGGCGCGACGTTCGCTGCGTTGATCGTGCTGCCGGCCATGGGCTTGCCGGTCACGCTGGTGGCGCTGTTGATTTCCGTCGAACCGTTGATCGACATGGGCCGCACGGCTCTGAACGTCAGCGGTTCGATGGCGGCGGGCACTATCACCAGCCAGGTGATGGGTCAGACCGACAAGGCGCTGCTGGCGGCCGATGAGCACAAGGAACTGGCCTCGGCCTAA
- a CDS encoding YfhL family 4Fe-4S dicluster ferredoxin has product MSLIITDDCINCDVCEPECPNAAISQGEEIYVIDPNLCTQCVGHYDEPQCQQVCPVDCIPLDEAHPESQEQLMAKYKQITGKH; this is encoded by the coding sequence ATGTCCCTGATCATCACCGACGATTGCATCAATTGCGACGTCTGCGAACCCGAGTGCCCGAACGCTGCCATTTCCCAGGGGGAAGAGATCTATGTGATCGATCCCAACCTGTGTACCCAGTGCGTAGGCCATTACGACGAGCCACAGTGTCAGCAGGTCTGCCCGGTGGATTGCATACCCCTGGACGAAGCGCATCCTGAATCCCAGGAACAGCTGATGGCCAAGTACAAGCAGATCACCGGCAAGCACTGA
- the ilvD gene encoding dihydroxy-acid dehydratase, whose product MPDYRSKTSTHGRNMAGARALWRATGMKDDDFKKPIIAIANSFTQFVPGHVHLKDLGQLVAREIERAGGVAKEFNTIAVDDGIAMGHDGMLYSLPSREIIADSVEYMVNAHCADAIVCISNCDKITPGMLMAALRLNVPVIFVSGGPMEAGKTKLASHGLDLVDAMVIAADPTASDEKVAEYERSACPTCGSCSGMFTANSMNCLVEALGLALPGNGSTLATHSDREQLFLQAGRTIVELCKRYYGENDESVLPRSIANFKAFENAMMLDIAMGGSTNTILHLLAAAQEAEIEFDLRDIDRLSRTVPQLCKVAPNIQKYHMEDVHRAGGIFSILGSLARGGLLHTDLPTVHSRSMAEAIAKWDITQTTDEAVHHFFKAGPAGIPTQTAFSQSTRWDTLDDDRENGCIRSFEHAYSQEGGLAVLYGNIAMDGCVVKTAGVDESIHVFEGNAKIFESQDSAVRGILADEVQAGDIVIIRYEGPKGGPGMQEMLYPTSYLKSKGLGKACALLTDGRFSGGTSGLSIGHASPEAAAGGAIGLVQDGDKVLIDIPNRSINLLVDDAELAARRAEQDKKGWKPVEVRPRKVTTALKAYALLATSADKGAVRNKAMLDGL is encoded by the coding sequence ATGCCTGACTATCGCTCGAAAACATCCACCCACGGCCGCAACATGGCCGGTGCCCGCGCGCTGTGGCGTGCCACTGGCATGAAGGATGACGATTTCAAGAAGCCGATCATCGCCATTGCCAACTCGTTCACCCAGTTCGTGCCGGGGCATGTGCACCTCAAGGACCTGGGTCAGCTGGTTGCACGCGAGATCGAGCGCGCTGGCGGCGTGGCCAAGGAATTCAACACGATTGCGGTGGACGACGGCATCGCCATGGGCCATGACGGGATGCTGTATTCCCTGCCCAGCCGCGAGATCATCGCCGACTCGGTCGAGTACATGGTCAACGCCCACTGCGCCGACGCCATCGTGTGCATCTCCAACTGCGACAAGATCACCCCGGGCATGCTGATGGCCGCCTTGCGCCTGAACGTGCCGGTGATCTTCGTTTCCGGCGGGCCGATGGAAGCGGGCAAGACCAAGCTGGCCAGCCACGGCCTGGACCTGGTCGACGCCATGGTCATCGCTGCCGACCCCACCGCCTCGGATGAAAAAGTCGCCGAATACGAGCGCAGCGCCTGCCCGACCTGTGGTTCGTGCTCCGGCATGTTCACCGCCAACTCGATGAACTGCCTGGTGGAAGCGCTGGGCCTGGCCTTGCCAGGCAATGGCTCGACTCTGGCAACCCACAGCGACCGCGAGCAGCTGTTCCTGCAGGCGGGCCGCACCATCGTCGAGCTGTGCAAGCGCTACTACGGCGAGAACGACGAGTCGGTCCTGCCGCGCAGCATCGCCAACTTCAAGGCGTTCGAAAACGCCATGATGCTGGACATCGCCATGGGCGGGTCGACCAACACCATCCTGCACCTGTTGGCTGCGGCCCAGGAAGCCGAGATCGAGTTCGACCTGCGCGACATCGATCGCCTGTCGCGCACGGTGCCGCAGCTGTGCAAGGTGGCGCCGAACATCCAGAAGTACCACATGGAAGACGTGCACCGCGCTGGTGGCATCTTCAGCATCCTCGGCTCGCTGGCCCGTGGCGGCCTGCTGCACACCGACCTGCCGACCGTGCACAGCCGCAGCATGGCCGAAGCCATCGCCAAGTGGGACATCACCCAGACCACCGACGAAGCGGTGCATCACTTCTTCAAGGCGGGCCCAGCGGGCATCCCGACGCAAACTGCGTTCAGCCAGTCGACGCGCTGGGACACCCTGGACGACGACCGCGAGAACGGCTGCATTCGCAGCTTCGAGCACGCCTACTCCCAAGAAGGCGGCCTGGCTGTGCTCTACGGCAACATCGCGATGGATGGCTGCGTGGTGAAAACCGCCGGCGTGGATGAGTCGATCCATGTGTTCGAAGGCAATGCCAAGATCTTCGAAAGCCAGGACAGCGCAGTGCGGGGCATCCTTGCCGACGAAGTGCAGGCCGGTGACATCGTGATCATCCGCTACGAAGGCCCAAAAGGCGGTCCGGGGATGCAGGAAATGCTGTACCCGACGTCCTATCTGAAGTCCAAGGGCCTGGGCAAAGCCTGCGCATTGCTGACAGACGGTCGTTTCTCGGGCGGTACGTCGGGCCTGTCCATTGGCCACGCTTCACCTGAGGCGGCAGCCGGTGGCGCGATTGGCCTGGTGCAGGATGGCGACAAGGTATTGATCGACATCCCCAATCGCTCGATCAACCTGCTGGTGGACGATGCCGAACTGGCAGCCCGTCGCGCCGAGCAGGACAAGAAGGGCTGGAAGCCGGTCGAGGTGCGTCCACGCAAGGTGACCACCGCGCTCAAGGCCTATGCACTGTTGGCCACCAGCGCCGACAAAGGTGCCGTACGTAACAAGGCGATGCTCGACGGGCTGTAA
- a CDS encoding DUF2868 domain-containing protein, whose product MSAPTPLHTLWLSEAIRLREEQAGPLEDLEANRRARQHGGDLAARIEHRALILADRDGQREALRHWLQGARLAILLLAVLAVFSGAGLAFAALGDGQQPVNVFWALGSLLGLNIILLLSWLLGLVAAGGHGAVLGRLWLWLSEKLARDAQAVHLAPALVLLLQRRRLNRWALGTLVHGLWLLALLSALAVLLLLLATRRYGFVWETTILGADTFISLTQTLGALPALLGFSVPDIDMIRASGDQATNVEGARQAWAGWLVGVLLVYGIGPRLLLAAFCQWRWRLGRARLTLDTTLPGYSQLRERLMPSSERLGVRDEAPDALPQVTTAPASEPSDGAVLVGLELDGQHPWPPTLASGIQDAGVLDSRESRQRLLEQMTRFPPARLVIACDPRRSPDRGSLGLIAELARCATVTRVWLLPAPPGQVLDPQRLGDWRTSLAALGLAIDESTPLYWLETGDE is encoded by the coding sequence GTGAGCGCACCCACACCCCTGCACACACTCTGGCTCAGTGAAGCCATCCGCCTGCGCGAAGAACAGGCAGGCCCCCTGGAAGATCTGGAAGCCAACCGTCGAGCGCGGCAACACGGTGGCGACCTGGCCGCACGCATCGAACATCGCGCCTTGATACTGGCCGACCGCGATGGCCAGCGCGAGGCCCTGCGCCACTGGTTGCAGGGCGCACGGCTGGCGATACTGCTGCTGGCTGTGCTAGCCGTGTTCAGCGGCGCAGGTTTGGCTTTTGCGGCGCTGGGCGATGGCCAGCAGCCGGTCAACGTGTTCTGGGCGCTGGGCAGCCTGCTGGGACTCAATATCATTCTGCTGCTGAGCTGGTTACTGGGGCTGGTCGCCGCCGGTGGCCACGGCGCGGTGTTGGGGCGTCTGTGGTTGTGGCTCAGCGAGAAACTGGCGCGTGATGCGCAAGCCGTTCATCTCGCACCGGCGCTGGTGCTATTGCTGCAACGTCGGCGCCTCAACCGCTGGGCCCTGGGCACGCTGGTGCATGGCTTGTGGCTGCTGGCCCTGCTCAGTGCGCTGGCCGTGCTGCTGTTGCTGCTAGCCACCCGTCGCTACGGCTTCGTCTGGGAGACCACCATTCTTGGCGCGGACACCTTCATCAGCCTGACCCAGACCCTGGGTGCCCTGCCTGCGCTGCTGGGTTTCAGCGTGCCGGACATCGACATGATCCGCGCCAGTGGCGATCAGGCGACCAACGTCGAAGGGGCACGCCAGGCCTGGGCCGGTTGGCTGGTGGGCGTGCTGCTGGTCTACGGGATCGGCCCGCGCCTGCTGCTCGCCGCGTTCTGCCAGTGGCGCTGGCGCCTGGGCCGAGCGCGCCTGACATTGGACACCACCCTGCCCGGCTACAGCCAACTGCGCGAACGGCTGATGCCCAGCAGTGAGCGCTTGGGCGTGCGCGACGAGGCGCCCGACGCCCTGCCGCAGGTGACGACGGCGCCAGCCAGCGAGCCGAGCGATGGCGCGGTGCTGGTAGGTCTGGAGCTGGACGGCCAACACCCGTGGCCGCCCACCCTGGCCAGCGGCATTCAGGACGCTGGCGTGCTCGACAGCCGCGAGTCGCGTCAGCGGCTGCTGGAACAGATGACCCGCTTCCCTCCTGCACGGCTGGTGATTGCCTGCGACCCGCGGCGCTCGCCCGATCGTGGCAGCCTCGGCCTGATCGCCGAGCTGGCCCGTTGCGCCACGGTCACCCGCGTGTGGCTGTTGCCCGCACCGCCCGGCCAGGTGCTCGACCCACAACGACTCGGCGATTGGCGAACCAGCTTGGCTGCACTGGGCCTGGCCATTGATGAATCGACACCGCTGTACTGGCTGGAGACCGGCGATGAGTAA
- a CDS encoding DUF3482 domain-containing protein — protein sequence MSKPLTLAVVGHTNVGKTSLLRTLTRDVGFGEVSHRPSTTRHVEGARLSVDGDALLELYDTPGLEDAIALLDFLERLDRPGERLDGPARVERFLQGSEARQRFEQEAKVLRQLLASDAGLYVIDAREPVLAKYRDELEVLASCGKPLLPVLNFVSSSQQREGDWREALARLGLHALVRFDSVAPPEDGERRLYESLALLLEHSRPALQRLIEDQQAQRLARQGSARRLIAELLIDCAACRRSVTSEAAAGAIEELRQAVRKREQRCVEALLKLYAFRSQDASAGDLPLSDGRWGDDLFNPDTLKQLGVKVGGGIAAGAAAGAGVDLLVGGLTLGMAAIAGAIAGGALQTARGYGARLLGKFKGERELTVDDNVLRLLALRQQQLVKALDARGHAAMGTIEVAAPQEQAWREGKLPEALNKARAYPQWSSLNGHKHLAQREREEQIEALAQQL from the coding sequence ATGAGTAAGCCCCTGACGCTGGCCGTGGTCGGTCACACCAATGTCGGCAAGACCTCCCTGCTGCGCACGCTGACCCGCGACGTAGGCTTCGGCGAAGTGTCGCACCGGCCCAGCACCACGCGTCATGTGGAAGGCGCACGCCTTTCGGTCGATGGCGACGCCCTGCTGGAGCTCTACGACACCCCCGGCCTGGAAGATGCCATCGCCTTGCTGGATTTCCTCGAACGCCTGGACCGCCCCGGCGAGCGGCTCGACGGTCCGGCGCGGGTCGAGCGGTTTCTGCAGGGCAGCGAGGCACGCCAACGTTTCGAGCAGGAGGCCAAGGTGCTGCGCCAGTTGTTGGCCAGCGATGCCGGCCTGTATGTGATCGACGCGCGCGAGCCGGTGCTGGCCAAGTACCGAGATGAACTGGAAGTGCTGGCCAGCTGCGGGAAACCATTGCTGCCGGTGCTCAACTTCGTCAGCAGCAGCCAGCAACGCGAGGGGGATTGGCGTGAGGCGCTGGCCCGCCTCGGTCTGCACGCCTTGGTTCGCTTCGACAGTGTGGCGCCGCCCGAGGATGGCGAGCGACGGCTGTATGAAAGCCTGGCGTTGCTGCTTGAACATTCACGCCCAGCATTGCAACGACTGATCGAGGATCAACAAGCGCAACGGCTGGCGCGCCAGGGCAGCGCGCGGCGGTTGATCGCCGAACTGTTGATCGACTGCGCGGCCTGTCGCCGCAGTGTAACCAGCGAAGCGGCCGCAGGCGCCATCGAAGAGCTTCGTCAGGCGGTACGCAAACGTGAGCAGCGCTGCGTGGAAGCCTTGCTCAAGCTGTATGCCTTCCGCAGCCAGGATGCGTCGGCCGGTGACTTGCCACTGTCGGATGGGCGCTGGGGCGACGACCTGTTCAATCCCGATACCCTCAAGCAATTGGGCGTGAAGGTCGGCGGCGGCATTGCGGCCGGCGCTGCGGCGGGCGCTGGAGTCGATCTGCTGGTGGGCGGCTTGACCCTGGGCATGGCGGCCATCGCCGGCGCCATTGCCGGCGGCGCCCTGCAGACCGCCCGTGGCTATGGCGCGCGCCTGTTGGGCAAGTTCAAGGGCGAGCGCGAGTTGACCGTGGACGACAACGTGCTGCGACTGCTGGCCTTGCGTCAGCAGCAACTGGTAAAAGCGCTCGATGCCCGTGGCCATGCCGCCATGGGCACCATCGAAGTGGCGGCGCCACAGGAACAGGCCTGGCGCGAAGGCAAGCTGCCCGAAGCCCTGAACAAGGCCCGAGCCTACCCGCAATGGTCCTCGCTCAACGGCCATAAACACCTGGCCCAGCGCGAGCGCGAAGAACAGATCGAGGCCTTGGCCCAGCAGCTCTGA